GCCATCTAAATAGAAATCCAGAACTTCGTTGGTTCCAATCTTCCGCAACTGAATACATGCTTTACCCTTGATTACTGTAAACCTTTCGATTTTGCGGGTATGGTAGTGATTTCCTCTTGTAATACAAGGTACGGTAGTAGAGAATGAAACCTGCCCACCTACTCCAACCTTAACCGTTTCTACAAATACTCCGCGTACATCTGTATGCTGTTCCAACTTTACCGGAAAGTGATTTGCATTGTCTATGTAGCTGCGAAACGTGTTGAATAGGTTTACATCATTTCGATCATCAAGAACAGGGATGATCCCCTTTTCAAAATACTGCTCCCTATAAACATTGAGTTTACCCAATATCTCGCTAACCTTACACTCAAAATCATGCGAAACCAAACTCCGTGTAACCCTGTGCCCAAATCCGTGCAACTCTATGATATTTGCTATTATATTCTCACAAAGCGTTCCAACATAAATCAACTTCACACTCCCATCAACATCAATTCTAGGTTGTTCACCATGCGTTAGCTGGTGGCAAAATGTTGCTATAAAAGAGTTGTAGTATGGTCTACCAAAAGGACCAAATACGTTTGGTATAACCAATCCTGTAAAGCAAGCATTGTTGCATGTTGCCCATTGTTCAAGCAATTCACGTCCTTCTCGTTTTGACTTTCCATAAAGGTTATCTCTCTCTTCCTGTGTAGAAGATGAAAAAAGGACATGTGGAGTAACTTTTTCTGCCTCCATTGCGCTAATTAGCAACTTTACAAGGTTAATGTTGGTGTCGTATATAACTTGTGGATCTTCATGCCGATTCATAGCAGCTAGATGCACAATTACATCGCAGCTGCTAACAAATTGTCTTAGCAACTCCTCATTGTCAAAGAAGCAATCCTCGAAAGAAATACGTTCTATATCATCATGCAAGCCTAAGTGGTTAAATAGATGCGTACCTACAAAACCTGTTTGTCCTGTTATTCCAACCTTAATCATTTCTATTCATATTTCGACCAGTCAATCCACAAATCTTTGTCGTATCGCCAACTATCACCAGTTGCATCCGAGAGTGTTTTGTTGGAGAAAACTATAAGAATACTGTCGGGCTCGTTGGCCTTTATTCCAGAGGCAAATCCTTCTGGTAGGCAGATTACCTCGCTTTTTGCATCGGAAAGCATAAAGATAGAGGGCTGCAAGAACTCCGAAGGATTCTCCCAGTTATCAATCTTAACAAACGCCATGATAAACGAACCTTTAACTGCAAAAAAGTACTTCTTCTCAAATTGGTGGCCATGCCATGCTCTAATTACGGAGGTATCGTTTTGATATATGACATAGAAACGCTTAATATCGTTCATATCAAAACCATTTGCATGACTTATTGAACCACGCTCATCTACCGAAATACCACCTTCTATTATTTTTATTTCATCCATTTCATTTCACAGTGTTCCATGGTGTTTAATTTCACGGAGTATGACAGTGGTAAATTATAAAATGCACTTAACATTATACTCAGAGAAACAATGTGCTAACCCTGCGTAACTCTGTGTAACAAAATTATCCAACGTAACTCTGTGAAGCAATTATTGGCTGAGGTAGACCTAGGTCGTGACGTATAAAATCCAACTTAAGCAGCATCTCCTTAGTTCCCTCCACATCTAGGCGATGAGTATTATGCGAATGGTAATCCTCAATTGCAGCAACATCCTCTACCCCCTCACTAAAATATCGCTCATAGTTTAGATCTCGATTATCAGCAGGGATTCTGTAATACCCCCCCATATCGATAGCCTTAATCATCTCTTCTCGGTTAACCAGCGTTTCGTACAGTTTCTCTCCATGCCGGGTACCAATTACCCTTGCCCCAACCTTAGAACCATAAAGGTCAAGTAACGCCTTTGCCAAATCGCCTATAGTTGAAGCAGGAGCCTTTTGTACGAAAAGATCGCCACTAACCCCATGGGTAAAGGCATATATAACTAAATCGACAGCATCATCGAGCGACATCAGGAATCTTGTCATGTTAGGATCGGTAATAGTTAACTCCTTACCGGCTTTCATCTGCTCAATAAAAAGAGGGATAACCGAACCACGCGAACCCATAACGTTACCATAGCGAGTTCTACAAATAACTGTTCCTGGGTTATCTCCTAAGTTTCGAGCTTTTGCAACGGCAATTTTTTCCATCATTGCCTTGGAGATTCCCATTGCATTTATTGGGTAGCAAGCTTTATCGGTACTAAGCACAACAACACGCTTAACACCATGCTCAATGGCAGAGGTAAGCACATTTTCTGTTCCAAGCACGTTGGTTTGTACAGCCTGCTCCGGAAAAAACTCACACGAAGGCACCTGCTTAAGGGCGGCAGCATGAAATATGAAATCGACTCCATCCATTACTCCATCTACGCTGCGCTTATCGCGCACATCGCCAATGTAGAATTTCACCTTAGGATTGTTTAGCCGATGGCGCATATCATCCTGCTTCTTCTCATCGCGCGAAAAGATACATATCTCCTTTATATCGGTATCAAGGAACCGATTCAAAACTGCATTACCGAAGGATCCTGTACCTCCAGTAATCATTAAAGTTTTATTTTTAAACATCATTCAAATCATGTAAAAACCAAATTTCACGTATAATCTAATTTAAAATATCATTGCTCATACAACATTATTTTCTTTTAATAAATCTACTATTTTTTTACATTGAATTATCGGATTTTTATTATTTTCAATAAATTCTCGTGCCAAATTGCATATATTTAGCCTATCATTATAATCCATTTCGCACACTTTTAACAACGTATTTTTTAGTTCTAATGATGTATTATCTAATGGTGTAAATATAAATTGATAATATTCGTCAGGTATTCCATCTAATTTATATGCTACAACAGGACAATTTGAAGATAAATATTCCATAATTTTTGATGGAAATGAATATTTTGTATACTCTCCAATATTTTGTCTTGGATTAATTAAAACTGCAGCTTCAGATTGTAATTGACAAACTCTATCTTTTCCTAAATACCCCCAATAACGAATTCTTGAATTATTATCACATTCTTTCACAATTTGTTGAACATAATCACCCGACCCGCAAAACCAAAGTTCATATCTATTATCGCATATTAAATTAAATGCTTCTATCAGAATGTCTATTCCGTATACTTTAAATAAAGCGCCACAATATAAAATTACTTTTTTACCACTATTTAAACGATTCACGCAACTTACACTTTTTCTACTATGAGTAGAAAACCCCTCAATTATTACACTTCTATTTTTATCTATATTTAAAACATCCCGCATTTGTTCAGTCAATAATGCAAAATAATTAATACTATGCAAATATTCCAATTTCTTTTTACCTTGTCTATATTTTAAATATGCTTTTATTCTCGTTTCAGTATAATTATACCCATATTGATTTGGCAAATCTGCAATAATAGTACAAGTGGTTGTATCTGGATATTTTCCTTTTATATTATGCAAAGCATATAAATAAGGATAAAGCAAATCATACATTACAATAAGTTTATTTTCATCTCGATTTTTTTTTATCCATTTTTTAATCTCTTGCTTAGCTTTGTGTTTTAATATATATTGTTTTATAATAGGTATATTAACAAACCCCAATTCTTTAATTTCAGAATTATTATAACTATATTTTTTATTTTTTATAAAAACATCTTTATAATAAAAAGGATAGCATCCTATAGGTAATAAATTGATATAATCAGCCTTCTCTTTAATATTTTCATTTAAACCAAGAAAAAAATTTCGTTGAAAGTTAATTATTGAATATTGTATACCATACTTACTTTTACTAAGCAATATGCTTTCAAAAGACTCAGTACAAAACGATCCTAAATATAAAACCTTCATAATTAAACATATTGTTTGATTTTCATAAAAACTCTCTTGGGAACAAACATTATTATGTTAGATACTTTTGAACCAAAAAGTAAGAGTATAAGAACATACACATAAACAACTAGCGTTAATTCCAAATCTAAACCAACAAGTTTCCCCCAATATGTTTTAAATATTTTGAATCCAAAAGATTTAGCATAACTTAAGTCTGTGTATGTTTTATAAGAATACATCTTACTAAAGGCATGTTTTAAATTTGTACCATTTTCATTATCAAACATAACAATAGTTTTAATTAATCCTTTATGAAATTCTAATTTAGAATAGAGTGATTTTCTATCTGCAAGGTGTTCATTTTTCTCACTAGATTCAGAAAGCCCAAAACCATTTACACCATCACCAATACAGTTAATTAATGGCACATCAATATATCCTGCACCATGCTTGTAAATTACATTTAAGAAAAGATATACCTGAAAATAATTAACATTAAAAAACTTCAAAGAGTCATACTGAACTATATAATTCCTTTCAAATATTAGACCGGAAAATAGAATAGAACAATATAAATATCGTTTTGCGTTTACTTCTGTTGCTTTAATTATTTCTACATTTTTATAAACCCTCCTGTATTCAGAAATAGAATTCAAATAGAATGGTGAAAATGCTAAACTATAATTATTTTTCATCACAGTTTCTATCGTCTTATCTAATGAATTTTCAATAAAGCAATCGTCATCACTTATAAATAATATATATTTTGCATTAGACAAACTAATAAGTTTTCCCAAATTCATATCATATCCCAAATTTGAAATATTCGAATTAAATATTAGATCACACTTATATTTCTGTTTATAATCTAAAACAATTTTTTCAATTTGATCCCTATGGGGAGATCTATCCTCACTTACTATTATTTCTATATCATCTACATATTTAACACAATCAATACTTTCAAGACAACGTTTTAATTCATTAGGCCGATTATACGACGTAATACATATTGACATCTGCTTCATATACCATTTATATTATAAAATAAATACTATACATTGTTCAAAACTATATAAGATCACATTACAATTTGTACATTTATTATTCACACAACAAGTAGATTAATATATATTATACCATACTACACAACAACAAAACATTACAAAATGTATCATTCATTTACATAGTCATTACTTTTAGAAACTCTATACAATATAACTTTTTTATTTTGTGATATAACACAATCTAAAAACCAAAATATAAAAAACAAAAATAAACTAATAATAATAAAATAATTTCCAGACCTAGTATATTGAACAAAATAAAAAACGCCTTGTGAATACACTTGCATGTACAAAAAATATAAAATAATTTTGTAAAACTCAATTACTTTCTTCACCATACCAAAATAAAAATAAAATATCAATCCAAGAAAAATTAATATAATAAAAGTATTTGTAAGATTAAAATTATAAATAAAACTCTTAAATAATGAACCAAAAACCCATGAACTTGTATCACCAATCACCCAACTATCCGATATAGAAACATCTTTCCCCAAAACAGATAATACAACTGGGAATGAACTACCATAATCAACTGGATAATTATGAATATTCATATACAAACAAAAGTTCGGGAGTGATTGACCTACATACGAAATGATTGAATAGTAAAAATCATAATTAAACCTACTTATTGAAATTAAAATAAACGGCATAGTTAAAACAATCACCAATATATAGAATATTCTTAAAATACTTTTTTTTCTACAAGGCTGCATAAATCCTTTGAAAAATAAGAAGCATAAACAAAATGATATAATCCAAAAAACTATTCCATCACGTCCAACATAAGATAGAACAAACAACACATTTGAGAATGACGAAACGAACAATAAAAAAGTTAATATTTTATACTTGTTAATTATATAAAAAACAAAAAAAAGTATAATTGCATAAATATATAGAGAAGCAGAAACAGCAGCCATAGAACTATAAACACTTTGTTTAACATATGTTTCAGATGCCAAATTGATTCTAGCATCACCTAAGTCCATTTCAAATATTTTTAGAACTATGGGTAGATGATATACAAGTGCATAAATAGAAATAAAAACAACAAATATCGACAATAACAATAAACACATCATATTGGGAAGAATCAATCTTTGCATTTTTGATTCGTCAAATAAATATATAGGAAATAACAAAATAAACAATAACAATACAAAGATCAAAATACCATACCAATATTCAACATTAAACATTTTAGATTGATCACTTATATATATATATATAAGTGAAAATAAAGCACTAATAAAATACAACAATATTAAAAATGACGATGATGTGTTTTGCCTATTTTTATTCACGAATGTTTTCACAAAAAAAATAAAGAGCAAAACAACCACTAGTAAATATTTAAACATTTTTTATTAGATAACAATTAAAAAAACATCAGAACAGCAATTTCACCAAAGTACTATAACATTTATACTAGAATAAATTAACGTTGTATACATACAAAACAATATATTAAAACACATCTAAAGTAAAATATAAATAATTTAAAAATGGCATCAAACTCCACACGCTCTAAAAGAGAAGTAAAAAAACAACTTTTAGCGCCTTCATTTTCCTCATAATCTTGATATTTGACAGACTGTATAATCATATCAACATCTAGTCCAATCGTAATGCCAAAGTAACTCTGACTCTAAAAATGATTTCCTTAATAGTTATTCTTTTCGATTCAAAAACAGTTTGAATATCTAAACGGTTCACTTATCTTTATCGTTCCCATGATCTATTAGATAGATAACTTCGGGGGAATTGAGCAAACCATGTGAATGTGAGATGGTTGAATATCAATCTCCTCGATTTCGACATTCTTCAACAGGCTTATTGCCCGTATAACATTTATACAAACACCCTTATAGTTCCTATCAGAACTCGAGACCCAAACATAGATGTAAAGACCACATGATAACTACACCTGTAGAACAAATGTGTCAACTTACTAAACTTGCATATGATTGTTTGTTTTCACAGAATACAAGTTAATGATTAATATATTTTTTTGGTATCACAATCGTCAAATACGTTGTTTTAGACAAAAAAAATACTATTATCTCTGAATTTCAATTCAACGAATTCGAACAATAAGTGTTGATTTTGTAATACATTCTCATAAAAACATATTTTGTCATAAAAAAAACAGACACCAATAATTTTCTTCTATTTCTCAATAGCATTAATCTCATTCCGTTTTTGATATTATTATGCTTAATAGCAATCAATTTAGAATATTTATAATTAGTTTCAATATTAAACATAGACAGCATATAATATATTTGACGATTAACAAACACAATTTTGTTTTTCATTTTAGAACTCATACTACCAGTATTTATAAAAAATCTATAGACTGCCATATTTCTATTGATAAAAAAAACATCTCCCATATTCATAGCCATTAATATCAACAATTGATCAGAACTATAAATCTGTTTAGACCAACTAGGAAAATTCAACCAATTACCATTTCTAATTACTATACTACAAGTTGGGATTATCCAATTATTTATTAATTCTTTTTCAGTAAGTATTCTTGACTTTTTAATTCTTGAAAAAATCTTTTTTCTATTATCGTCTAATAAAACTTCAGAATTATGACAGCATAAAAAACATGTACTATTCTCTTCTAAATATGATATTTGAATCTGCAATTTCATTGAATCTATCCAATAATCATCTCCTTCACAAAGTGCAATATATTTACCTTTTGCAGAATGTAAAACAGCCTCAAAATTTTGTTTCATACCTCTATTCTTATCGGGCAATTGAGCAACAATAATATTGGGATACTTCTCTGCATACTCTTTTACTATAACTCTAGTATTATCAGTACTACAATCTTCTCCAATAATAATTTCTATGGGAAAGTCTGTTTTTTGCATCAATACACCTTCAATTGCTTGTGCAATGTATGGTTCATGATTGTATGTAATCATACATACTGATACTAATGGAGAGGTGTTCATACAAATTTTAGTAAATCTTTACTGCGATTCTTAATTGCTCTAGTTGGAATTCCAACATTAATAGTCCATTCATTTATATCTTTACTTACTAATGAATGTGCACCTATAACGGCTCCTTCCTCAATTATTAGATTAGGAAATACAATAGTACCTGCACCTATTTTCACAAATCGTTTTATTACAACAAGACCTCCATTGACATTTGTCTTATAATTTGGATGTATAGGGCCTATTAAATAGTTTCCTGAAAAATCATCCATCGCACTAAAAATTGTACAACGAGGTGAAAGGCCTGTATAATCTTCCATAATAACACCCATTGCGCCATAAATTGCAGAATGTGCTGAAATATGAATATGAGATCCTAAAGTTATATTACCACTCAAAATACAAAAATCATCAATTCGTACATTATCTCCAATCCTAATCATATTGGGTGAATAAAGACTACATTTTTTACTTATTAATACATCCATTCCAACTCTTTTCAAATTCAATTGCAAGAGTTCTGATTCAGAATAGAATGAATTCATCACTTTATTATTGAGATTATTTTATGTAAATCTTCTTTTGATAGTGAAGCATGCATTGGCAAGCAAATAACTTTATCAGCTGCACTATTAGCAACAGACAGATTTTCTTTGCTTGCAGATGATAATCCTTTATATGGTAAAAAGTTGCTGATAAGTGGATAAAAATATCTCCGACTCAGTACCCCGCTTTCTTTCAATTTAAAATAGAGTTCATCACGTGTCAAGCCATAAACTTCGGCATCAACAAAAATTGGAAAGTAAGCATAGTTGTGGATAACATTTGTTATATTATCGATATAGGTAATTCCTTCAACATCTCTCAATATCTTTTTATACTCTTCTGCAACCCATTTACGATGTTCTATTGCATTATCTATTTTAGTTAAAGATAGTAGTCCAAATGCTGATTGGACTTCATTCAATTTTGCATTTATACCCGTTGCTACAACTGTTGCTTCATCACGAAATCCAAAGTTTTTTAAATCATCAATATGTCTTTTCATCTTTTCATCATGACAAATTATAGCACCACCTTCAATTGTAGAAAATATTTTTGTAGCATGAAAACTTAGAATTGACAAATCCCCAAAATTCAGTATAGAATTTCCATTTAATTTTACACCAAAAGCATGCGCAGCATCATAAATAACTTTCAAATTATAAGCATCGGCAATTTCTTGTATTTGCTCTACTTTGCATGGTGTACCATAAACATGAACAGGCATAATAGCCGTAGTTTGAGGAGTAATTGCCGCTACAATTCTTTTCGGATCCATGTTAAGAGATTGAGGCTCCACGTCTACAAATACTGGCTTAATTCTATTCCAGCATAACGAATGTGTTGTTGCAACAAAACTGTATGGTGTAGTTATGACCTCTCCTGTAACACGAAGAGCTTGTAGGGCTGTTATTAAAGCCAAAGTACCATTAGCAAATAACGAAATGTATTTCACCCCTAAGTATTCGCAAAGTGCTTTTTCTAATTGCTGATGATAATATCCGTTGTTAGTTAGCCAATTTCGTTTCCAAATATCTTCCAAATATGGAATAAACTCTTCCAATGGTGGTAGCAATGGAGAAGTAACAGTAATAGGTTTTGCAATAAAGGCATCTGTAAAATTTTCAATTGATTTCATAGTCAACAATTTCACTTTTATTGTAACATACTAAAAACATGAGATAATTCTTTCGATTTAAACAACAATGAAATAGTTATATAACAAGATATTCCAATAACGACACCTACTGATAATTTAATTATATTGCTCGAAAATAATTGAGTTGATAAAAACATTACTCCCCCAATTATAATAGATATTAATAACAATGGCATCAAATCTCTCATCTGAATAAAGAATCCCAACTTAATTACTTTACCAGTATAATAGGTATTTACAACTAATGCCAATACAGATGAAACAACAATTCCCCAACACATAGCAATAACGCCAATTGGAATTGTAACGATTAATATCAAAACAGCAATAATTTTTTTTATTATCTCTAATCTTAAAAAAAGGTCAGAACGTCCCTTAACTTGAAGTAAATTTAAATTAATTGAGTGTACTGGATACCACATCATTGAAAAACAAAGTATTTGCAATAATGGTATAACTGATTCCCATTCTGAGTTTAATAAAAGAAGAATGAGAGGACGTGCTACTGCGGCTAACCCTATCATTAAAGGGAATACAACGAATGCGGATAACTTTAAATACTTCCTATAAACGATTCGCAAACGTTCATCATCATGCTGAATACCACTCAAAATTGGGAATGTCACTCTACCTACGATTCCGGATATATTAGAAGAAGGAAATTGAGCAAACTGATCTGCTCGTGTATAAAAACCAAGTTCTTGGGCTGCAAATCGTTTCCCGATAACAATCGTGTACACATTACGATAGATAGTATCTAATAGGCCGGATACCAAAAGTCGTGATCCGTAACTAAATAACTCTACAAAAGATTTAGTTGAAAATACTAGAGAAGGCCTCCATTTTGTAAAAAACCACAATAACAAACTGTTTATAAACACATTTAAAACATACTGTAGAACAAGCGACCATACCCCATAACTATTATAAGCCATCCACACCCCAACACTACCTGAAATAATAACCGCAATAACTGATGCTTTAGCTTGTGTCTTAAAATCAACGAAGGCAGACAAATGTGCTCGTTGGACAACCGTAAGAGAGTTAAGTAATAATGTAATCGCTATAAATCGAGTAATAGGAATTAAAATCGGAGTATTGTAAAACAAGGCAATAAGCGGTGCGGTAAAAAATAAAATACTATAAAACACCAATCCTACTATTATATTGAAATAAAACACAGTTGAATAGTCTGTTTGTGTCCGATCTATCTTACGAATCAAAGCATTTGAAAATCCGCTATCAATAAATGATTGAGATATTGCCAAAAAAATTGACAACATGCCAATAATTCCAAAATCAGACGGAGTAAGCAGTCGAGCCAAAATAATACCAATTACAAATTGAATTCCTTGGATTGAGAAACGTTCCAAACTGCTCCAGAATAATCCATTTATGGTTTTTTCTTTTAGTGAATCTGCCATGGGGTACC
This window of the uncultured Acetobacteroides sp. genome carries:
- a CDS encoding glycosyltransferase family 2 protein, which gives rise to MKQMSICITSYNRPNELKRCLESIDCVKYVDDIEIIVSEDRSPHRDQIEKIVLDYKQKYKCDLIFNSNISNLGYDMNLGKLISLSNAKYILFISDDDCFIENSLDKTIETVMKNNYSLAFSPFYLNSISEYRRVYKNVEIIKATEVNAKRYLYCSILFSGLIFERNYIVQYDSLKFFNVNYFQVYLFLNVIYKHGAGYIDVPLINCIGDGVNGFGLSESSEKNEHLADRKSLYSKLEFHKGLIKTIVMFDNENGTNLKHAFSKMYSYKTYTDLSYAKSFGFKIFKTYWGKLVGLDLELTLVVYVYVLILLLFGSKVSNIIMFVPKRVFMKIKQYV
- a CDS encoding WxcM-like domain-containing protein, yielding MDEIKIIEGGISVDERGSISHANGFDMNDIKRFYVIYQNDTSVIRAWHGHQFEKKYFFAVKGSFIMAFVKIDNWENPSEFLQPSIFMLSDAKSEVICLPEGFASGIKANEPDSILIVFSNKTLSDATGDSWRYDKDLWIDWSKYE
- a CDS encoding O-antigen polymerase, with the protein product MDLGDARINLASETYVKQSVYSSMAAVSASLYIYAIILFFVFYIINKYKILTFLLFVSSFSNVLFVLSYVGRDGIVFWIISFCLCFLFFKGFMQPCRKKSILRIFYILVIVLTMPFILISISRFNYDFYYSIISYVGQSLPNFCLYMNIHNYPVDYGSSFPVVLSVLGKDVSISDSWVIGDTSSWVFGSLFKSFIYNFNLTNTFIILIFLGLIFYFYFGMVKKVIEFYKIILYFLYMQVYSQGVFYFVQYTRSGNYFIIISLFLFFIFWFLDCVISQNKKVILYRVSKSNDYVNE
- a CDS encoding NAD-dependent epimerase/dehydratase family protein, translated to MIKVGITGQTGFVGTHLFNHLGLHDDIERISFEDCFFDNEELLRQFVSSCDVIVHLAAMNRHEDPQVIYDTNINLVKLLISAMEAEKVTPHVLFSSSTQEERDNLYGKSKREGRELLEQWATCNNACFTGLVIPNVFGPFGRPYYNSFIATFCHQLTHGEQPRIDVDGSVKLIYVGTLCENIIANIIELHGFGHRVTRSLVSHDFECKVSEILGKLNVYREQYFEKGIIPVLDDRNDVNLFNTFRSYIDNANHFPVKLEQHTDVRGVFVETVKVGVGGQVSFSTTVPCITRGNHYHTRKIERFTVIKGKACIQLRKIGTNEVLDFYLDGRDPSYVDMPIWYTHNITNIGDDELYTQFWINEWYNAEDGDTFFEVV
- a CDS encoding DegT/DnrJ/EryC1/StrS family aminotransferase: MKSIENFTDAFIAKPITVTSPLLPPLEEFIPYLEDIWKRNWLTNNGYYHQQLEKALCEYLGVKYISLFANGTLALITALQALRVTGEVITTPYSFVATTHSLCWNRIKPVFVDVEPQSLNMDPKRIVAAITPQTTAIMPVHVYGTPCKVEQIQEIADAYNLKVIYDAAHAFGVKLNGNSILNFGDLSILSFHATKIFSTIEGGAIICHDEKMKRHIDDLKNFGFRDEATVVATGINAKLNEVQSAFGLLSLTKIDNAIEHRKWVAEEYKKILRDVEGITYIDNITNVIHNYAYFPIFVDAEVYGLTRDELYFKLKESGVLSRRYFYPLISNFLPYKGLSSASKENLSVANSAADKVICLPMHASLSKEDLHKIISIIK
- a CDS encoding lipopolysaccharide biosynthesis protein yields the protein MADSLKEKTINGLFWSSLERFSIQGIQFVIGIILARLLTPSDFGIIGMLSIFLAISQSFIDSGFSNALIRKIDRTQTDYSTVFYFNIIVGLVFYSILFFTAPLIALFYNTPILIPITRFIAITLLLNSLTVVQRAHLSAFVDFKTQAKASVIAVIISGSVGVWMAYNSYGVWSLVLQYVLNVFINSLLLWFFTKWRPSLVFSTKSFVELFSYGSRLLVSGLLDTIYRNVYTIVIGKRFAAQELGFYTRADQFAQFPSSNISGIVGRVTFPILSGIQHDDERLRIVYRKYLKLSAFVVFPLMIGLAAVARPLILLLLNSEWESVIPLLQILCFSMMWYPVHSINLNLLQVKGRSDLFLRLEIIKKIIAVLILIVTIPIGVIAMCWGIVVSSVLALVVNTYYTGKVIKLGFFIQMRDLMPLLLISIIIGGVMFLSTQLFSSNIIKLSVGVVIGISCYITISLLFKSKELSHVFSMLQ
- a CDS encoding glycosyltransferase, which translates into the protein MKVLYLGSFCTESFESILLSKSKYGIQYSIINFQRNFFLGLNENIKEKADYINLLPIGCYPFYYKDVFIKNKKYSYNNSEIKELGFVNIPIIKQYILKHKAKQEIKKWIKKNRDENKLIVMYDLLYPYLYALHNIKGKYPDTTTCTIIADLPNQYGYNYTETRIKAYLKYRQGKKKLEYLHSINYFALLTEQMRDVLNIDKNRSVIIEGFSTHSRKSVSCVNRLNSGKKVILYCGALFKVYGIDILIEAFNLICDNRYELWFCGSGDYVQQIVKECDNNSRIRYWGYLGKDRVCQLQSEAAVLINPRQNIGEYTKYSFPSKIMEYLSSNCPVVAYKLDGIPDEYYQFIFTPLDNTSLELKNTLLKVCEMDYNDRLNICNLAREFIENNKNPIIQCKKIVDLLKENNVV
- a CDS encoding glycosyltransferase, with protein sequence MITYNHEPYIAQAIEGVLMQKTDFPIEIIIGEDCSTDNTRVIVKEYAEKYPNIIVAQLPDKNRGMKQNFEAVLHSAKGKYIALCEGDDYWIDSMKLQIQISYLEENSTCFLCCHNSEVLLDDNRKKIFSRIKKSRILTEKELINNWIIPTCSIVIRNGNWLNFPSWSKQIYSSDQLLILMAMNMGDVFFINRNMAVYRFFINTGSMSSKMKNKIVFVNRQIYYMLSMFNIETNYKYSKLIAIKHNNIKNGMRLMLLRNRRKLLVSVFFMTKYVFMRMYYKINTYCSNSLN
- a CDS encoding acyltransferase — translated: MNSFYSESELLQLNLKRVGMDVLISKKCSLYSPNMIRIGDNVRIDDFCILSGNITLGSHIHISAHSAIYGAMGVIMEDYTGLSPRCTIFSAMDDFSGNYLIGPIHPNYKTNVNGGLVVIKRFVKIGAGTIVFPNLIIEEGAVIGAHSLVSKDINEWTINVGIPTRAIKNRSKDLLKFV
- a CDS encoding polysaccharide biosynthesis protein, coding for MFKNKTLMITGGTGSFGNAVLNRFLDTDIKEICIFSRDEKKQDDMRHRLNNPKVKFYIGDVRDKRSVDGVMDGVDFIFHAAALKQVPSCEFFPEQAVQTNVLGTENVLTSAIEHGVKRVVVLSTDKACYPINAMGISKAMMEKIAVAKARNLGDNPGTVICRTRYGNVMGSRGSVIPLFIEQMKAGKELTITDPNMTRFLMSLDDAVDLVIYAFTHGVSGDLFVQKAPASTIGDLAKALLDLYGSKVGARVIGTRHGEKLYETLVNREEMIKAIDMGGYYRIPADNRDLNYERYFSEGVEDVAAIEDYHSHNTHRLDVEGTKEMLLKLDFIRHDLGLPQPIIASQSYVG